The window CAAACACAATAGCTCCAACCCAAGTCCTCGAGTCCAAAAACATCTGCGTCGATCCATACAGCTATCGTATGCAGGGGCGTAGTCAGAAATTCATTTTAATTTGatcaaattcaaaaatttcaatgCTAAATTACAAATCGTAGGGTGGGCCAGGCCCTGCGCGCCCACCCTTGGCTACGCCCCTGATCGTATGCACAAGTCGTGAAGCCCCAATGTACTTTACACCCTCAAATTATCATAAAagttcgattttcaacctttaacTACGAAATCGGATAACAGAGACCATCCAACTATTCAAACCGGATAAATTTAACCTCttaggtggttttgaaggtgatttttcattttgtgataattaaaatattcaattttaaactaaaaaattcataagtaattcattttaaatcaaaaaaatatgaaatgggtattaaaagttttctaaaaatataacatatCTATTGACACAATACTTATCAATTATtcaaatctaatttttttatatttcataatatttgttttCTTGTATTTATAACTATGATTtttgaataactaagattcaaatggagcaataatagatagattacatttttagcaaaattttggtactaatttcatatttttttaatttaaaatgaattagttttgatttttttagatctaattagatattttttattttctttagaaaaatacaaaccaccttcaaaaccacctcaAGAGCCTTTACCGGTTTGGACAGTTGGATGACCTATGttatccggttttatagttgaatgttgaaaatcagacttttgcgatagttcgagggtgtaaATCAGACTTCTCACATTAATTAATCACCTGCTACCTCTTCAAAACCAAAGTATATATCtcacaaaagaaaagatagtctccattctccaataacctctcaaaaaaaaaactttagtgCCTTTGGTATTGCATGCAACTTTAAAACCCACTGCCACCTCACCATccatcagaaattcagaatccCCTTAAAAGTTGTGTCACTGCCACTGGGGCCCCAGCGCAGGTCAGCTCCTAGGTTCCTACACGGGTACACCGACGCGTAGGCACCACGGACGGCGCTCCCATCACTGCCCAGCTCGACAATCGCCATACCCGCCGCTCTCCCTCCGCTACTGCATACAGGCCGGCAGACAGCTACAGTGCTCCTCCTCCCCTTGCCACTTGAGTAGGAGGGGTACATGGCTGACCAACCCCCCAGGCCAAGATCTCCTTCGTTCCTTCCTTCCTATCAGCTCCATTCCATAGGCCGCTATAAGTAGCAGCTGCAGCTAATCAGTCAACAACTAGGCACCAAACCATCACTTCACTCCCACCCTCCCCCCACGCCTCTCGATCCTCCTCCCCGTCCACCACGTACCACCACCACACCTAGCTACCGCCCGCGCGCGTTGTCTCCGGCCATGGCCGAGAAGCCGCCTCTGCCGCCCAAGCCCAAGCCGCCCCTGCCGCCcaggccgaggccgccgccgaagGCGCCAGCCACGGCAGCGCGGCCCGCGCCGGCCCCCGCCAATGGCGCCGCCAGACCCGCGCCGCCTTTCAAGAAGCCAGCTctcgccccgccgctgccgacgcAGGTGCCCCCGCTCAAGCCCCCGCCGGCGCGCCAGTACCTCCACCACCAGCACCCGCCGccccccggcggcgcgcggaaggcgccggcgcggtaccgccagcagcagcggcgccgcggcggcggcggcgggtgctcgTGCCGCCGCGCGTGCTGCCTCGCCGCGGGGTTCGCCCTGCTCGCGCTCTGCCTGGCCCTCGCCGCGGCGTGCCTCGCGTACCTCTACtaccgcccgcggccgccgtcgttCCACCTGCAGCCGCTGGCCCCCGTGCGGCTCCGCCTCGGCGGCAACGCCTCGGCGGCGCCCGCGCTGGAAGCCACCGTGGGCGCCCGCGCCGTGTCGTGGAACCCCAACGAGCGCGTGGCCTTCCGgtacggcgccggcgagggccgcGTCGCGCTGGCCGACGCCGACGGGGACGTCGCGCTCGGGTGGGCGCCCGTCGCCGGGTTCGAGCACGCGCCGCGGAGCGTCGCCGCCGTGGCATTCGTGGCGGCCGCCAGGGGCGTGGTCGTCGACGAGGCCGTcgcggcgcgcgtgcgcgacCGGTACCGGAGGCGGCAGCAGGCGTTCAGGGTGGAGGTGGACACCCACGTCGGCGTCCGCGTCGGGGCGCTCCGCACCGGCATGGTGCCGGTCAGGCtggtctgcggcggcggcgtgatggcgccgcgcggcgccggGACCGCGGCGGGGCCCCTGAGCAGATGCCAGGTGTATCTGTTCAGAGTAAGATGGTGAGTTCATTCACTCTGCTCTGCATGCTTCTGTCGGTGGCGCTTTTACCATTTTCCTAGCAACATTCTTGCATGCCAATGCGCGCGTGTACAAATTCGAAAAGCTGCAAATGGGATCCAAAACCAACCTTACGCTGATCAACATAATTCAAAAAACCATTTCGCAAAAAAACATAATTCAAAAACCCGCTTGTGATGTTGTGACAAAAAAAGATGATACCGAAATCCAAATCTTTAGTATAACCAAACAAAACTTTTTGCGGATCTTGCGTCAAGGGAAGGCACCTGCAAAATCCACACAAAATCCCAAACTAGCTGTATTTCATTTGGGTCGGTGAGGGATTCGAGCCCTAGCCAAGGCGGGTATCGAGTCATATGCTGACAAGGCAAGTGTGGTACGGCCATGAGGTGTCGCTGTCCCGTGGGTCCCTCCGCGCCTGGCTCTGCGCGATCCCTAGCTGAGACAGACAATTCGTGCCACCACACGAGATGCCGCCGGCTACAGTAGATCGCGCCGATCCAGGGGGCCCTGCACTGTGGGATGTCGGGAGACGAGAGgactgatgctgatgagatggGTGAGCTCTCCCAGCGGCAAAGCGAAaaatttgaaggaaaaaaaaacaaaatcttGAACTTACCTATTGTCCCTCTTCAGCCTGCAAGGGCTCTGGGTCGATCCTCTTACGAAATCGCTCCGCTCCTTGAATACGTATGTGGATTGGAGCGGGCCGACCCCAAAACAGAGAGGAGCAGGTCCCCTGTTCGGCTGCCCTGAACTGGCTGGAgctggttggctggctggtCCAGTAGCCACCCCAGCCTAGAGCCAGCCCCGTCAGATCAGCTGGCTCAAATTGAAACAAAAAAACACGCCAAACGTCAGGAAGCCGATTCAACCGTCGGGGAGGCGTTGATGGCCTTATCAGCCGGCCGTTCGGCTGGAGCTGGGCTGCCGAACGGCTGGGCTGATCAGCCCAGCTAGACCAGCCTAGCCCCAAGCATCCGAACAGGCTGTAGGTTAAAGACTCACGGTGTTGCTAATTTTGCAGCCCATCCCCTCCATACTAACTAGATCGGGCTCATTGTCATCAGGAGCTGCCTCCGGGGTTCCGTCCCGGCCACGACTCCCGCATTTGCGACGGCGGAAGTGCTCTCGCTTGCCAACATGCTGAGTATGCGACCTCCACATCGTGTGCTGGGTAGGTTTGGTCCGGGGAGCCCCGTGGACCATTTGGGCAGACAAAAAACAAGGGGCGGATCAATCCTTCATCCTGCTTTTGTTCAAATGGCGCAGCGGGGCGCATGCAGGGGCGCTCCGAACCGCTCCGTTTGCAGGTTGAGTCCCTCTTGTACAGTTGAGTTCGATTTCGAGCTCTTCAAAGTTCAAATGCCACCATGACCACGAAGTCCATGAGAGATCTTGAGAAGGGATCAGCTTGCATTGCAAGGTTGTCTCGGACGGTTGACAATTGGTGGATAGCCTCCTAGTTCGGTACACCATCCATTCAAAATTGTAGGTTGTTTTGGCAAATTTAAATACATAGTTTTTACTCTATGATATGACGAAATTCTCCAAACGAAAATTGAATGCTCAGATAGGCAAATGTTATAGGTACAGGGCTGCATAGATGTTGGAGCAGTACACACGTTAGCGTGCCCAGATTCACGATCCAACCTGCCCCGGCCCTACTTTTGTTGCGCCAAGTTTTTTGCAAGTTGGCGTTCGTTGGACCATCATCAGCAGGCAGGGGGTGTAGTGTAGGCTGTACCTCCCGTGTGGCGTATGCAGAAAGATGTCGAAATTCTGGCAAATGACAAGGCCAGGGGTACGAATGGGGGGACTTCATCGGGACATTGGATCCTAGATGAGTGGAGCATTATTGGTCGCAAGTGAGGACCAGTGTCTTTGCCTTGGCTTGTAGTACGTACCATGAATACGAGATAACCAAACTGCCTTACAGGTTGGATGATCGGAGACAAAGTATGGGATAGTAATTCTCGGTCAAAACTGTTTTCTGAACGCGATGATCCTGGATATTGATTGCAGTGTTCTTTACCtggttgtttttttttaaaaataaggcAAGGTTTTGTCCGGAGTCGTGGCTGATTGCAGTCTCAGCCAGCATTTCATGACTGTGGATACCCACTGATCATGACCATCAACTACGTATTGCTAACAATCTGGTGCCAGCTTGGCATTTGCTGGAACAGTCTGATCCACAGCTATATCTGAACAGCTTCAAAACATTCTGAACTTTTTATTCAGGAGCCCAAAGCGTCTGACGTTTTCGTGGCGAAATTGTTTCAGGTTTAGCTTGAACTGAAGGCGCATCCGGGGCATCAGGGCTGCTATTACCTGCTTAGAGACCACATCGAGGCATCAAGCAGCTACCAAAGGCGCCGAAGCTGCAGACGCCGTAAATTATCCGCATGTTTCGCCGACAAGATTGGTTTGCTCCCAACTTGATTGGTCCTGAATACATATTTGGATGGCCTGAAGCATTTAGTAAGAGCTAAAGAAACCGAGTTTGTAACTGTATATTACACTCCCAGCTCCCGATTCTTTTGATTGTGTGGTGCATACATAGCAGGAATGAAAATGGACGATGGGTGTGTGTTCTTCTCAGCTGCTGCTTACAGTCGCTTCTCCATTCTTTTAAGCCGGTAACCGGTATGCCGATTCTGATCCGAAATTTGAGCAAACTGAGTTTTCTACCTAGAATTTGAAACTAAAATAGATAACAAAttaggggtgcaaattggtgacccttagaTGCACCTCTAACcttatttagttcaaaattttaaaatttttaaataaaatttgattttacaaaaatagtacaaaattttaaactaaaaagagTTGAAGATGCACTTAAAGTTCACTAATTAACACTCCTGTGATACTATCAGAAATGATATCTACCCACCTCTATCGCCTACAACTTGTGGCCGACGGCAGTTCTACCGCAATCCTGACTCCCTACCCCTAGGCCCTGACCACTAACCGCGTGCATAGATGGTGGTGAAAGTTGGAGAAGAGTAACATTCTAACATTTTCCTCCACAACTCCACGAGTAGGATCGGACACGGTCGGATAAGTAAGGATATGAATACATATAGTTATTATTCACTCAGGTTCAGATTGGATACGGATAGTGTCAAATTTGTCGGATAAGATATAAATAGATATCGAtatcataaaaaaataatttcatcTTTGGATTTGGATATGATGTTGAATACTGAATATACGGATTCGGGATATGGATAGGTATTAATCCCTCTAAATGAATTCGAACTCAAATACGAGCGGATATTATCTGTACCATTTACACCCCTATCCACAAGCCTTCTCCCCGAAGgcaacataattttttttatttttaacctattttttaattttattttaaaaataacccaCCCAGATATATATTTGCAGATCTAACTTTTTTGGTCGCGCCGGTCTGCGTGGCGTGACAAAAACacgctgtcgcgccacatgcattggcgTGACAAGATGTGCCACGTTGTCACGCTTCGGAGCGCTCGGAAGTGGTCTGCCAGCTCATATTCCACGTGTCAaccttgtcacgccactcccaccggcgtgacagtacagccttgtcacgccacccccgctggcgtgacaaggtctgactttagaaaaattatatctttttcatacgaactcagatggagatgatttttatacaaaaattctagctctcaacgagatctacaactttgtagttttgagttttttcatttgaagtcattaagatggttaaataattgatttaaacttttgacagcatattaagcactttacctctatcggatcatctctaacttgacatgtttatcatggttctacaaattaagttctatataatgtttgatatatgaaataatatggactaaataataatagttcgataagagatacaatgagaaatcaaactatATCATCATTGAGTACGGAATATAATACAACACTCTAGGTATTATTAATTATTGCTTTAACTTGTGAGTTGGTCCATGCTAATAGCGTGGCTAGTTTTGCTacgttttgtttttttattataaaTACTTTGTTGTAGCAGGCTATTTTGTTTATTCCTCTAGAgtttgttcttcaaccactATACATCACTAAGTCTTATTATACATATTTTCACATTGCCTATCAAATTACATGCATATACATTATATCTATTTTGTACAAATCAACTCCGAAGTTACATGTGCATATGTACAACCGTTTTGCCACCACCACCTGTATGGAGACTTCTCTACTACCGTTGTGCCGAATTTCTTACGGTACCTGACGTTGTTGGAATCCCATATACAAATAAGCATATAAACAATCAATAATTGTGTCATTTTTTT is drawn from Panicum virgatum strain AP13 chromosome 1N, P.virgatum_v5, whole genome shotgun sequence and contains these coding sequences:
- the LOC120655313 gene encoding uncharacterized protein LOC120655313; protein product: MAEKPPLPPKPKPPLPPRPRPPPKAPATAARPAPAPANGAARPAPPFKKPALAPPLPTQVPPLKPPPARQYLHHQHPPPPGGARKAPARYRQQQRRRGGGGGCSCRRACCLAAGFALLALCLALAAACLAYLYYRPRPPSFHLQPLAPVRLRLGGNASAAPALEATVGARAVSWNPNERVAFRYGAGEGRVALADADGDVALGWAPVAGFEHAPRSVAAVAFVAAARGVVVDEAVAARVRDRYRRRQQAFRVEVDTHVGVRVGALRTGMVPVRLVCGGGVMAPRGAGTAAGPLSRCQVYLFRVRWFSLN